One window of Nicotiana tomentosiformis chromosome 11, ASM39032v3, whole genome shotgun sequence genomic DNA carries:
- the LOC104108722 gene encoding agmatine hydroxycinnamoyltransferase 1-like produces MKIRIESSRIIKPFYENTPPPTTSHISLSVFDKVTYDAHIAIIYAYRPPTPPNAAIELGFQKALAIYREWAGRLGKDEHENPVIQLNDEGVRFVEASVDSTLDQVMPYKPSPSLLNLHPSLNDVKELVQVQLTRFTCGSLVVGFTAHHTLADGHSTSNFLVAWGQACRGLRVNPLPLHDRTIFNPRNPPMIEYNHKGVEFMSKFKKERSFNEVHHISEDIVVHKVHFTVEFLAKLKAKASSMNSNNKPYSTFESLVAHLWRSITKARGLSGFETTQIRISVNGRTRLNPRIPNEYFGNLVLWAFPTAKVKDLLLEPLSYATKLIHDAVTKVNNNYFKSFIDFANTKVKEEDLISTADMNKHILCPNIEVDSWLRFPFYDLDFGTGCPYIFMPSYFPTEGMMFLVPSFIGDGSIDVFIPLFEDKLPTFKKICYSLDLLAD; encoded by the coding sequence ATGAAGATAAGAATAGAAAGTTCAAGAATCATTAAACCTTTCTATGAAAACACCCCTCCTCCAACTACAAGTCACATTTCCCTTAGTGTCTTTGATAAGGTCACATATGATGCTCATATTGCTATAATATATGCATATCGCCCTCCCACTCCACCAAATGCTGCTATTGAATTAGGTTTTCAAAAAGCTTTAGCAATTTATCGAGAATGGGCAGGGAGATTAGGCAAAGACGAACATGAAAATCCAGTGATTCAACTCAATGATGAAGGTGTTAGATTCGTCGAGGCATCGGTCGATAGCACCCTTGATCAAGTAATGCCTTACAAACCGTCACCATCTTTGCTCAACTTACACCCTAGCTTGAATGATGTGAAAGAATTGGTGCAAGTTCAACTAACAAGGTTCACTTGTGGCTCTTTGGTGGTTGGTTTTACTGCCCACCACACTCTGGCGGATGGCCATTCCACTAGCAACTTCTTGGTTGCATGGGGTCAAGCTTGTCGAGGCCTCAGAGTCAATCCACTTCCTTTGCATGATCGTACAATTTTTAACCCTCGAAATCCTCCTATGATTGAGTATAACCATAAGGGGGTGGAATTCATGTCCAAGTTTAAAAAAGAGCGTTCGTTCAATGAGGTTCATCATATATCAGAAGATATAGTTGTACACAAAGTCCATTTCACAGTTGAGTTTCTTGCCAAACTTAAAGCTAAGGCTTCTTCTATGAATAGCAACAATAAACCCTATAGCACCTTTGAAAGTCTCGTGGCGCATTTATGGAGGTCAATAACTAAAGCTCGTGGATTAAGTGGGTTTGAGACTACTCAAATAAGAATCTCAGTCAATGGTAGAACGAGGTTGAATCCAAGAATACCCAATGAGTACTTTGGAAACTTAGTCCTTTGGGCATTTCCAACTGCAAAAGTGAAAGACCTATTGCTAGAGCCTCTTTCATATGCAACAAAACTCATTCATGACGCTGTTACAAAAGTAAACAACAACTATTTCAAATCGTTCATTGACTTTGCCAATACGAAAGTAAAAGAAGAAGATCTCATCTCAACAGCGGACATGAACAAGCACATACTTTGCCCTAATATTGAAGTGGACAGTTGGTTAAGGTTTCCATTCTATGACTTAGATTTTGGAACCGGTTGTCCTTACATTTTCATGCCTTCTTATTTTCCAACAGAAGGCATGATGTTTCTTGTACCATCCTTCATTGGAGATGGAAGTATTGATGTCTTTATCCCTCTATTCGAAGACAAGTTGCCCACTTTCAAGAAAATTTGCTATTCCTTAGACTTGCTTGCAGATTAA